A genomic region of Saccopteryx bilineata isolate mSacBil1 chromosome 1, mSacBil1_pri_phased_curated, whole genome shotgun sequence contains the following coding sequences:
- the SMDT1 gene encoding essential MCU regulator, mitochondrial has protein sequence MVSGVARWLALAPVQSGALRSLPSLKKDGDISAGRGGSGRSLVPSRSVIVTRSGAILPKPVKMSFGLLRVFSIVIPFLYVGTLISKNFAALLEEHDIFVPEDDDDDD, from the exons ATGGTGTCCGGGGTGGCTCGCTGGCTGGCATTGGCACCCGTCCAATCCGGGGCTCTCCGGAGCCTACCGAGCTTGAAGAAAGATGGCGATATCTCCGCTGGACGGGGCGGCTCAGGTCGGAGCCTGGTACCCTCGAGGTCAGTCATCGTTACTCGCAGCGGCGCCATTTTGCCCAAACCTGTAAAA ATGTCCTTCGGCCTTCTCCGTGTGTTCTCCATTGTGATCCCCTTTCTCTATGTTGGGACACTCATTAGCAAGAACTTTGCTGCTCTACTTGAGGAGCATGACATTTTTGTCCcagaggatgatgatgatgacgattaA
- the PHETA2 gene encoding sesquipedalian-2: MGAMKLNEKSVTHYALSNSPADHMGFLRTWGGPGTPPTPSGTGRRCWFVLKGNLLFSFESREGRAPLGLVVLEGCTVELAEAPVPEEFAFTIRFDAPGVRPHLLAADGPAAQEAWVKVLSRASFGYMRLVVRELENQLHDARQSLALHRHSSWKAVTSRSKTQAPDHLSRGLENGHTLSKDCSPKGLVEVESSRPAGRGGAECQLQGPASLLLGRGQSPVSPETSCFSTLHDWYGQEILELRRGWLQRARGNQPQCEEQDRA, from the coding sequence ATGGGAGCCATGAAGCTGAACGAGAAAAGTGTGACCCACTATGCACTGAGCAACTCCCCAGCAGACCACATGGGCTTCCTGCGCACTTGGGGGGGCCCAGGGACTCCACCCACCCCCAGTGGCACTGGCCGGAGATGCTGGTTTGTCCTCAAGGGCAACCTGCTGTTCTCCTTTGAGAGTCGAGAAGGCCGGGCCCCTCTGGGACTGGTGGTGTTAGAGGGCTGCACAGTAGAACTGGCCGAAGCTCCCGTTCCTGAGGAGTTTGCCTTCACCATCCGCTTTGACGCCCCTGGTGTGCGTCCACACCTGCTTGCAGCTGATGGACCGGCAGCCCAGGAGGCCTGGGTGAAAGTACTGTCCCGGGCAAGCTTTGGCTACATGCGCCTGGTGGTGCGTGAGCTGGAGAACCAGTTGCATGATGCCCGCCAGAGCCTGGCCTTGCATCGCCACTCATCCTGGAAGGCTGTTACCAGCCGCTCTAAGACCCAGGCTCCAGACCACTTGTCTAGGGGCCTAGAGAATGGCCACACCCTTTCCAAGGATTGCAGCCCTAAGGGCTTGGTGGAAGTAGAAAGTAGCAGGCcagcagggcggggcggggctgaaTGTCAGTTGCAGGGCCCTGCCAGCCTTCTTCTAGGCAGGGGCCAGAGCCCTGTCTCCCCTGAGACCTCTTGCTTCTCTACCCTGCACGATTGGTACGGCCAGGAGATCCTGGAGCTGAGGCGTGGATGGCTGCAGAGGGCCCGGGGGAACCAGCCACAATGTGAGGAACAGGATAGGGCATGA